TGACAAATCAACGACAAAAGACACAtgagacattaaaaaaaaattccaaacaaaatatttaactttagcGACTGGTGTTATATAAGAATCGGGCAAAACTAAGCCACTGTTTTAGTTCCTAACTATGTTTTAACAACATAACATTTAGTAACAGTAATTCCTATTAAGTATACAAATATAACAACACTGTGGTTGTtgcgtattatatatagttGTCGCAGACATGTATTCTAAGATTTTCCAACGGCCgatgcttattattattaagaaagaTTAGAGTACTAAATTATGTATAGTAAACCGTAAGTagacttttaaaattatgtaagcAAAAATTCAGTAATATAGGGCAGTGCTTTGAAAGTAAATCGAACGTTAGCTGTTAATTTTATAGCGAATAACTTTTTGAATAAATTCGTAAATACtcaatcccacttctgatattggagttttctgttttttatttaataaatgggAAAGTACTTGAGTTAattccaaaatatatataaggaaACATGCTAAGAATTAACTCAAATAGTATTCTTAATTTACTTCAAATTGGTCGGAATTTTGTTATGATTGcttgcataattttaaattccctaAGTGTAACTGTAAATGTAtaactacatacaaaatatacaataagtaatttagtaatataagtataaaaaaaagaaaggccTTGAACCCCACACGATATGCAATATAAAATCGCGATAATAatgatagtaaataattaattaattatagtaaattataatttcgcaTGGAATACAATTAATACATCGATAATAAtagctaatataataataaaataatgttaacataATGAGTGGATCTCTTCTATGATAATACTGGatgtttaaaatgaatataatttctTTTTGGTCACCTACATTCGAGGAATCTTCAGTCATGATAACCTGTAACAAACCATATACATTTGAATCATAATACCCATCTGAAGACtagtcgacctccctggcgcactTGCGAGATTTTGGGTTTATTCGGAATTTATCTACCTACTAGGTATATAGCTAGGAATATTTGGGAATACATAATATCTGATCATGGAAACTCGACAGCAGATTTATCTCCCCCGAGTGGGAAACTCTGAAAATGGTGTCGGGTAATCCCACCCCTGACTGTTTTGGGGCAGGGGATGCAGAATGTCGAGAGGGTACGACAGCACATACTTTGCTTAAGTAGCAACACTAATATTCGATAGTTCAATGGAAGATAAGAAGGCAGAATGCAGAAGGTTTTTCCTACAAGTACGCTAAAGTAAAAGGCAACTCAGAAGAAATAAgagaacaaatatttttaacgtttttggttttacgtttttttttttataaattctcttGTCCTTGATGAACGTTGTGTTCATGTAAAAATAATGCCGTTAAAGTGCAGGAAGAGTGTGGAATAATTATGGATGTTCAAAAAGTGAGTGACAGAAGATGGGTCTGGAAATCCCCGAGGTAGGCTAGAAATGCCGTGAGCTTTGAAGAGGAAAGTACACACACGGCGATACGTGGCGAGTTATAAAGAGTGGAATAGGGCGATGATCTATGCATAGAAATGGAACGGGCGTAAATAAAAGCTAAATCAAAGAGGGAATGAAATGAGTTAGAAGTCAAGGACGGAACACAATAAAGGGAACCCCGACAGTTATTAGCGATTTAAAAGGAAGTAAtgataagaaattaaaaaaaaacatttactgaATGGGAAAAGTGAAATGGACAATCGCCGatggtaaaaaataaactcgAGACACTGTTCAGATAAAGGGTTCAGCTATGTTTTAGTCTACGTTTGATTTCTTCGAACTCTGATTTCTTCCAGCCATCTTAGACTTAGACTGCTGGAGTCTAAAAATGTAAATGTGCTGGACAATGTTAAACTCCCCAAATATAGTTATGAGTAGCGAGTAATAAAGTCATATTCTCTTAGGTGAGGAAGACTGGGTGACATACTCTTTGAAGTAGAGGAAGGGCAGGATGGAGTAGCCTCACAAACAAGAGTTAGAAAAATCACACCAGACCTCACACGATAAGGAACACTGAAGTGTCTGGTGATAGCAGGGCTCCTCTTTGTAGCTTAGCTAATCTCTTTGGTCAAAGAATCTTCAATACTCTTTTAGATCAACAAGCAGACGCTCCAAGAAAGATCAAGAAATAATAACGGAGTGGGGGGCTGAATGGTCGTGAGAAGGGTAGGTTCACCCTTCTCTATCATGGATtaccacaaagtaacgccttcttctatccaatatccaatactAATGGAGGACACATACTAAAGtattgtcaacattttaaaatgcgATATCTCACGTGTGGGTAGGACTAGTGCGAGGCGCGTATCTGATTGAGATTATAACCTGAGAAAGTCTCAGGCGCATCGTTAGAGCCGGTCTACATTTCAGCTAGATgagattttgaatttttagaattttacaTTAGTGTTACACCCAAAATGCTAAATCTCGCCGGTAAAAGCTGCGTTGGCAGACCTCAGACGAGGTGGACAGAGACATCAAACTAGTCGCTGGACCCAAGAGGTgtttggaactccctagaaaagacctatgtccagcagtggaaggcTATTGGTCAACATTTTGATGATCTCACCTGTGGGCAGGACTAGTGCGCGGCGCGTATCTGATTGAGATCATCGTCCGAGTCGGTGTGAGGTGCGTGGTCGGAGCCGGCCAAAACAGTGAGGTGCGTGGAGTCACTCTGCAGTGTACTGCACTCGCCACCTCCGCCTATTCCCGCCACGCCACTTGCGCTGGCACTCCAATTGCCACATTGCGCTTTCTTCTGGAGCGCTTGCACGTACGACTGCAAGGAAATGCCAAGTAGcagagaattaaaaacatacagaaaccgtgtatacgactaatgttgaagcatcaaaaaccactccactttagtagtgtttctcgaacaggccgTTAGTCACTTTAGCAGTTGgcggtaattattttatttctcatgGACTATACTTTTGCAATACAATGGGAAGAATGGGAAAAGTTTTTTGAGCTAGCATCATTCCTCGGGTATGGAATGAGATGtgcgcgaggcgttttcactTTATTTGGGAACAATGcgctgcatgcaataatggctgaatgagggttctgtaagtttttaattctgtgcTGATAAACGTAATATTTAATCCTCTTGGTAGTATAAAATATGATCGTAAATCGCCTGAAATTCTTCCAgacagtattatttattaaattgcaattaaattgataaaagcAATTATATTTATCAAGAATTAACTAAACCTCAACAAGGTTAAGCGGTATTACACGCCGGGACAGCTTCTGAGGTCAGAATGATaccatagtgggccggtaatgcgtatATTAACGAATCAATAGATAGTCACTTTGAGTAGACAAACACTGAAACATAGAGGTACACGCTGAATCTAATTGAAATATCTTTATGCCTATATTACTCTTTTGAcaggaacattttttttatttattatagcataAAGCAACCCTGCTTTGCGTACCTGTAATTCCAAACATTTCAGCAGCAATGTCTACTGTCCAGTTTTTACTGACCTGTGAGATGACGTCACCGTGGGCGGTACGCACTTGGTACAGATAGCGGTACTTGCGCTGTTTCATCTCGGCACGCTGCTCTCGTGTCACAGGCCTCGTCGCGGCAGCTTTCAAGCGACGCTTCTGTGCGCTTATACCTTAAACAATTCGTCTTAAAATTGACCTCGTAACTTTGTACTTGGGAATGGTTATCTCTAACTGTACTGAATTTAAATTCTAATCTTTCTAGTACCgcaataaactatttttgatttattttaatgttttgttattCGTATTCGGAGGTGTGATTGCATTGGGCAGAAGCTCGACTTtcctttcggagggccgagttcgaatcccagcacgcacctctaacttttctaagttaaataaataaatatactacgacaatcggtggcgtgcacttcatacatgcacaaaagcactgcctaccctaaaatttatatacataactcgtataggaggaggatttttgccgtttcatgccattttcctgctgtatgcataccctggtgccCAGGTGTGCCCAgcgaaacccagtgcacgccactgacgacaatacacacatcgccatctagccccaaagtaagcgtagcttgtgttatgggtactaagatgactgacgaataattttatcaataatacacataaatacttatacaataTTGAAAAACACCCAAGACACTGAATAACGTTCATGTTcttcacagaaacatttttcagcccatggcctcggactcagaaagcagggtcgctgcccactgcgccaatcggccgtcgtcgatgggagttatgtgcgttttaagaaatttaaaatatcacatcgTGGGGAAACAAGCATGCCCGGTGCCCGATGATGGACAGTATAGTGTCAAACACTCACTCTGTTCATGGTGCAGGCCAGTGGCAGTGAGTGCGGCCTGAGCGCAAAGACCCACGATGGCGGCAGCGGGCCAAGCGGCTAAAGCGAGCCAAGACAGGCGACACGGGGGAGGTAAGGCTGGCTCTAACTTGGCCCTTTCCCACACCTGAAACGTTATAATTtcacatgaataaaaatatgtataaatttgaaattttaaatatcctCCGATTACCGTGTAACATTATTCCGTATCAATTTTGACAAATATTGAGTGAGTTGTGAATAAAAGTATGTGATTCACCATATTGTGTTTTCGGCCACCTTGGACCCGTTTGAAACTGGAACGTGGAATAAGagaaatttacccccgtttattattacatatattatgtttggatattatttccacttgttcgCCGGTGCTCtgggagttgataaagctgtgggagaagataaatttgtatcctttccccggggaggaatgtctcctgcccatgctagccttgctTGTCGACAACCAAAGACCTTACCGGCACAGTGGTAGGCGCtctggtcttataagtgggaggtcccgggttataTCCCTATCCCCGGTGttagcaatttggaaatttataatttctgaattttctctggtctggtctagtggaaccttctcttcggccgtggctagataccaccgtaccgacaaagaaaTGCCACTGAGCGATTAAGCTTAGAAACCATAGGGCCATAGGTTTGATATAACTAAAACCCAATAATGgtaataaatattgataattgAGTTAtgcttattaaatttaaaatgatgtttGAATGGCaagtgctgagtttcttgccggctccttcTCGGTAGGTTcaccttccgaaccagtggtagagtcactacgaacagacaaacttattgtttcaaacgtgcttatattaagcccacttgaaataaattgattttgattttttttcttataattggCATCATAAATCTATAAAACGaagtttacattattgcaaCTTTAGTAGCCCGCCACTATTTTAGTCTGCATCATCGCCTGTAGTCAGGTGAGATTCCAATCTGTCCCTACTAGAAAGCAGCGGGAAGACGGACCGGAAATAATTGGTTTGATCTGTCCCCTCTGCCAGGGGACCATATCAAACTTTTTTCCTATCCATACTAAGGGCAAACCGCCTGAGTATGGCCACCAATAGCtaatttgtattgaaaaataaacccGTACACAGTACTGCATGCAGCATTTGTACCACcggcagtctattctcctcttcttttttttctttcctaattcaaaggttgccagGCAgatatcgctattaagcgataaggccgccttttgtattctacttctttctacatgtttctgtttttattatattttgtatatatgttaatgttgtggtatacacataaagagtttaataatgcAGCTTTACAGATTAACTAACCCATTTGAGCATGATCATGCGCTCCAAGAAGTAGTCGATGCAGGCAGCGATCACTGCGCCACCGTAAACGCTAGTGCCGAACACCGTCAACACTGtaacacatacaaacacacagtaatatatctatctataaagtacaatatttatttattttatttaaacatctttattgcgtagtaaaggagaaattacaaatatactttaaaaaaaaaaattgaaagcaaaaggcgaccttatcacctaaaagtgatctctgccaggtaaccttaacgatagtgcACAATAATAGATGAgtgacgggaaatcgcaattaaaataaacaatacataaatttacacacttaagtacatactactaataactcatataataaattattaaaagagataaataaaataagatataaatatgtatatatatatatatatattacaggtatttatatatatatatatatatatatacaataataaatatttatatatatttactacagATACAATGCTATTGACGAGGTTGTTATGAATGAAAGTAAATTGGTAGATCGCAGTGTCACTTAAAACCTGGTTAGAGTAGTCTCAAGATCTAGCAACACAATGCTTTTGAGCATGTAGCCTAGTTACACTCACATAAATTACATGCGGTACAAAGTTCACTTTGTTCTAGTCTAAATTTAAATAGGCGAAGACAAAATAGTACCATTACATTTTCTCTTTTGTTTATGaaccgattgtttttttttaattttcatatcatgTAGCTATTGACGAGGTTGTTTATGAGTGAAAGAAAATTGGCACAGTGTCACTTAAAACCTGGTTAGAGAGATCTAGTCAGAGCAACACAAAGCTTCTTAGGATGCAGCCATAGGCGATATTATGTTAGACATTGCTGCCGCGTAGAAGGCAATAGATCTGTAAAATAGTGTGCCTATTTGTTGGCCGGATATTAGACTTCCTTTACAACTATATGTACATCCGGCCGGCGTTGTTCATCTCGCCTAGACTGGACATCCGGTGTAATAGCGAACTTGTTGCGACATGTTTAGATTCCCGCTACGCCGTCGGGAGTCTGACcttttgagtgatttcattaaCGAGCGTCTGCCTTATTATAATTAACGCTCGGCTAACTTATTAGTGATAACGACGCCTGGGCAAATACAAAGTTATATTAACTTTCTAGACAAAGTTGCCTTACTTTTTCAGAGCTCTGactagttatatattaattaaaaagaagttCACTAATAACCATTtagtaaaaaatacatacgTGCGGTAACACAAGTGTGGGTTCGCAAGTTTAcaatgatattattatcgatacataatatatgttttttaattacatcGATATCAATACATCAGAGTTCGAAGCTTACAAACTCAGACGAAAATTTCCCATTACGAAAAAAAATAGGACAAACAAACggttattaattgtaaaaactCACCTTTCTTCCAGTACAAGTTGAGGACCGCGAAAAAGATTCCAGAAACCAGCATGGCCACCACAACGCAAAGCCAATACTGTAACAATATATAAGACATATAGACGAGTTAATATTTATACTGAGTATTAGAATCCTtcatttaaaaacctttttttttttgcccgtCTCTCGGTCTAGTAGTTAGACCATTCAACTACGTGTCACAAGATAGAGCCTGCAttatcagcagtggcgtgcatagagggtatgcagatgatataaaatgaagaaaatgtccagtacgagttataaatacttaagggttgtctttttataactcttacaatgcctatacttGGGTTTTTTTGAAACTCGATTATCAGGTGTATTTTGGGTGTTCTGTTAGGAAATTCAGATTCGTCGatcgtcattatcaacacattaccgggcaactacagggcacgggtctcctctcggaatgaaaagggttcgggctgtagttcaccactctagcccagtgtggattggaggactccatacacctttaagaacattacggaggtctctctggcatgcaggttgcctcacggtgttttccttcgccgttaaagcaagtgacattattaattgcttaaattaaaaaggcaCATAGCCCCAAAAAGTcagagttgcgtgccggggtCGAACTCGCACCCGCAAAAAGAGAAGCCGAAACCTGCACCGTACACTCAATAGAAATGAAATTTCTTACATAAACTCTACTTCACATTAAAATCGAATTATTTTTCTCCGTATGGCTActtcatattacttatttctcTCATGTATCGACAAGTGCTCTTGACGCGTCCTTCAAAGATCCCTCTCAaatctcttaaaaaaaatatgttaagtaGTCGCGCTAAAAATGGCAATTATAAAATTCACAATTTATTCATTGTGTTACAATGTATGACGAGCGATGGGAATGTAATGTATtgtatagaagcggtgatagcgctttcgagggggcgagttcaaataccaacacgcacctctaacgtttctaagCTAAGTGCGTTTtgagtgattaaaatatcacttgcttcatcggtgaaggaaaacaccaaaattcaaaattcaaaaattctaaattcatttatttcaagtaggcctaatataagcacttttgaaacgtcaagtctgtctgtgtgtagtgactctaccaccggttcggaaggcagattctaccgagaagaagccggcaagaaactcagcagttgctcttttccaacattaacaatttacattttacattttaaaattcatttttctatcttgtgagagatgaaagcggtgccggatgcttccaagcaaccttgtcattaagaaattcatcaattgtataatacctcgcttataataaatgtgttttaacacattctttaaacttatgcattggtaggtccaaaattactttaggaatcatattataaaagcgtatactcagtcccacaaatgacttctgcacgtttcgcagacgatatgcagatgtcactaatttatgaccatttcttgtaagtagactgtttatatccactttttgtttaaaaagactaatatgttgtcttacaaatactatattgttataaatatattgtgaggctaccgtaaggatacttatttctttaaatttttcacggagggattcacgtaatttaagtttatatattgaccgtacagctcttttctgcaatatgaatatagtttcaatatcagcagctttgccccataataagatcccgtaagacatcacactatgaaagtacgcaaagtaaacaagtctagctgtttctacgtcaccgtgaggaaacctgcatgcctgagagttctacataatgttctcaaaggtgtggtaggagtccatcaatccgcactgggccagcgtggtggactacggccttaaccccttctcatcgttggaagagatccgtgctctgttgtgggccggtaatgggttggttgTAACCTGGGACGCGTGTATACTATCGCTATTACGAGCAGCAAAacatagttatatataatatgtttttgttcAAGGTCAGGGATGTGAATGACTCTGGTTTGAAAACCTGCCAAGTTTAATAAGATTTTGTTGTAATAAAGGTACCTACTATGTTTATGGTCATCGAAATATTCAAATGGCTTTATACGGTGGTTATTACTCGTCAACATTCTTTATGACAGCATTCAGTTTTAAGTGGGAGATcacgggttcgatttccggtagGGGTAATTTCGGAATCTaggatttctaaattttctctggtcttgtctggggtgggaggctacggccgtggctagttaccaccttaacgaaaaagacgtgccgctatggGATTCAGCATTCCGGTACTAtgattggtttaatataactgccaaatgCCAAccctaaacaggttagcccgataccatcttagactgcatcaccaatTACCATCAGGCGAGATCACattgaagggctaacttgtagtggaataaaacaataaaaaaagctatTGCATCCAAATTGTCtaagtattaaaattacttCATGTTTTGTTAtgtaagtattaattattacaatttgcTAAATTCCGAGTACCTAACGATAACCagaatttgttattaaaaaaaaattcaacattaattttttaagaCCATCCAGGTTTACCTACGCATAAATGTGTGTAGCTCCGAAAAATCGACACTTTTTGAATTTAGCCTTAAAGGCTGGCGAGCTACCATCCTAAACAGcagttttctaatttaatttacattcaAGGTGCTAAAGGTAATAGGGTGCAACGGGCACAATATACGAGATCTCTGTTCTCAAATTCCGTGCAATGACTCCTTTGTTGTCTGCGACCCGTAAAGGAAGCCACTTTAGCTACGACCGGTATTGGGAAATTTGATCGTATTGTCGGAGATTGAAAATAAATCATATGCACGTATTCAACGGAAGCTGGCTGAAGTTTGTTATGTAACTCCCCATTTAGATTTTAGTTAGATAGGTCGTGACGAACC
The sequence above is a segment of the Pararge aegeria chromosome Z, ilParAegt1.1, whole genome shotgun sequence genome. Coding sequences within it:
- the LOC120636083 gene encoding transmembrane protein 198 is translated as MSSVGQLVPQVTRGPPNMTIKYRGPHIEGSFCSMIDYNYDPVISVICAMYIIFGIVYTLFGYRCFKASMFLTGFTFGTAIVYLICLQEYLMPPYGNVGVAVCAGLLFGLITMLIQYVGLFMTGFHTGLLLAIAGLAIYDHFLETRPHTYWLCVVVAMLVSGIFFAVLNLYWKKVLTVFGTSVYGGAVIAACIDYFLERMIMLKWVWERAKLEPALPPPCRLSWLALAAWPAAAIVGLCAQAALTATGLHHEQSISAQKRRLKAAATRPVTREQRAEMKQRKYRYLYQVRTAHGDVISQSYVQALQKKAQCGNWSASASGVAGIGGGGECSTLQSDSTHLTVLAGSDHAPHTDSDDDLNQIRAAH